In Rhizobium lusitanum, a genomic segment contains:
- a CDS encoding ribonuclease activity regulator RraA yields MSNFVLSSETRNKLLGVATPTIATALFKRGLRNQFIQDVHPLSQKKANMVGQAFTLRYIPAREDLNTLEVFRNPEHPQRAAVERCPPGAILVMDSRKDARAASAGSILISRLQVRGVAGVVTDGGFRDSPEIAALDIPAYHHRPSAPTNLTLHQAIEINGPIGCGDVAVFPGDVLVGDNEGVIVIPAHIADEIADETVEMTAYEDFVTEEVLNGATIIGLYPATSDAPKIKFAEWRKQKGR; encoded by the coding sequence ATGAGCAATTTCGTGCTGAGCAGCGAGACGCGCAACAAGCTGTTGGGCGTCGCCACGCCTACCATCGCCACCGCGCTCTTCAAGCGGGGCTTGCGCAACCAGTTCATTCAGGATGTGCACCCCCTATCGCAGAAGAAGGCGAACATGGTCGGCCAGGCCTTTACGCTGCGCTATATTCCAGCGCGCGAAGACCTGAATACACTCGAGGTCTTCCGCAACCCCGAGCATCCGCAGCGTGCCGCCGTCGAGAGGTGCCCGCCCGGTGCGATCCTCGTCATGGATAGCCGTAAGGATGCGCGCGCGGCCTCGGCCGGTTCGATCCTGATTTCGCGGCTGCAGGTGCGTGGCGTCGCCGGCGTCGTCACCGACGGCGGCTTTCGTGACAGCCCGGAGATCGCGGCGCTTGATATCCCCGCCTATCACCACCGCCCCTCCGCGCCGACGAACCTGACGCTGCACCAGGCGATCGAAATAAACGGTCCGATCGGCTGCGGCGATGTCGCTGTCTTCCCCGGCGACGTGCTTGTCGGCGACAATGAAGGCGTCATCGTCATCCCCGCTCATATTGCCGATGAGATCGCTGATGAGACCGTCGAAATGACCGCCTATGAGGATTTCGTCACCGAGGAAGTGTTGAATGGCGCGACCATTATCGGCCTTTATCCAGCAACCAGCGACGCTCCCAAGATCAAGTTCGCAGAATGGCGGAAGCAAAAGGGCCGTTGA
- a CDS encoding ABC transporter substrate-binding protein — MFRKLLVLTAVLGLAVLPSTMMAQAAEKQQIVVDLVNEPSTLDPQLQWNPDSYFVYRNIFDNLVTRDNSGKIAPEIATSWKPLSDTKIVFTLRADVTFHDGTPLTAEDVAFSVNRIIDPKLASPQRSQFAKIAKAEVSGEHEVTLTLQSPYPPLLAQLTKLSIVPEHVVQKVGDQAFNLAPVGSGPYKFAKWDRGVAVTLVRNDSYWGNKGPFEQAVFRAVPDASTRVADLQAGVADFARALTSDQAAQLAGSDTVKALPILTERMSFLRINPNKPPFDNLKLRQAVAYAIDKAGITQGILGGFDKPVAQMMTPAHFGWSDKITGLPYDPDKAKALLASAGKPPKFQLTVGTFFDQRVAEAILQELQEVGFDVEISQVDTPTFLQLVQKGPVDAPTLAISTNSCACQDADGVMNYLFHTGSTWAIVAKPEIDALLDDAGSSLDQQKRLADYEKISQLIVDDVSAVPLYQMIAIYGAAKALNFQPTPNESFFLNRMSWAG; from the coding sequence ATGTTTCGCAAACTTCTTGTTTTAACGGCGGTCCTCGGGCTCGCTGTTCTTCCGTCCACCATGATGGCCCAGGCTGCCGAAAAGCAGCAGATCGTCGTGGATCTCGTCAACGAGCCGTCGACGCTCGATCCGCAGCTGCAATGGAATCCGGACAGCTATTTCGTCTATCGCAATATTTTCGACAATCTCGTCACGCGCGACAATAGCGGCAAGATTGCTCCCGAGATTGCCACCTCCTGGAAGCCCCTGTCGGATACGAAAATCGTCTTCACCCTGCGCGCCGACGTCACCTTTCATGACGGCACGCCGCTGACGGCGGAAGACGTCGCCTTCAGCGTCAACCGCATCATCGACCCGAAATTGGCGAGCCCGCAGCGCAGCCAGTTCGCCAAGATCGCGAAGGCTGAGGTCTCCGGCGAGCATGAGGTAACACTGACGCTGCAGAGCCCCTATCCGCCACTGCTTGCGCAGCTCACCAAGCTGTCCATCGTCCCCGAACATGTGGTGCAGAAAGTCGGCGACCAGGCATTCAATCTGGCACCTGTCGGCAGCGGTCCCTATAAGTTTGCCAAATGGGACCGTGGCGTCGCCGTGACGCTCGTTCGCAATGACAGCTATTGGGGCAACAAAGGCCCGTTCGAGCAAGCAGTCTTCCGCGCCGTGCCTGACGCCTCGACCAGAGTTGCTGACCTGCAGGCAGGTGTGGCCGATTTCGCCCGCGCGTTGACGTCCGACCAGGCAGCGCAATTGGCGGGTTCGGATACGGTCAAGGCCCTGCCGATACTGACGGAAAGAATGTCCTTCCTCCGGATCAATCCGAACAAGCCACCCTTCGACAATCTAAAGCTCCGTCAGGCGGTCGCCTACGCCATAGACAAGGCTGGCATCACGCAGGGCATTCTGGGTGGGTTCGACAAGCCGGTCGCCCAGATGATGACACCGGCGCATTTCGGCTGGAGCGATAAGATCACTGGGCTTCCCTATGATCCGGACAAGGCAAAGGCGCTGTTAGCCAGCGCCGGTAAGCCGCCGAAGTTCCAGTTGACCGTCGGCACCTTCTTCGATCAGCGCGTGGCCGAAGCCATATTGCAGGAATTGCAGGAAGTCGGCTTCGACGTCGAGATTTCGCAGGTCGACACGCCAACCTTCCTGCAGCTGGTTCAGAAAGGCCCTGTCGATGCTCCGACCTTGGCGATCAGCACCAATTCCTGTGCCTGCCAGGATGCCGATGGCGTTATGAACTATCTGTTCCACACGGGCAGCACCTGGGCGATCGTCGCCAAGCCGGAGATCGACGCGCTGCTCGACGACGCGGGCTCGTCGCTTGATCAGCAGAAGCGATTGGCGGACTATGAAAAGATCAGCCAGTTGATCGTGGACGATGTGTCCGCCGTGCCGCTCTACCAGATGATTGCGATCTATGGCGCTGCCAAGGCGCTGAACTTCCAGCCGACACCGAATGAAAGCTTCTTCCTGAATCGGATGAGCTGGGCCGGTTAA
- a CDS encoding ABC transporter ATP-binding protein, which yields MTGPLLSVRDLRVHFPIRGGFLGRPLGWLKAVDGVDLDIAPGESLALVGESGCGKSTLGATILGMQRATSGRIVFEGEDVTSDASVRRADLSRDIQIVFQDPVSALNPKLTIGESIAEPLIIHGIGTREERRQRVGELLELVGLNPGHADRKPNAFSGGQRQRIVIARAIALQPKLLILDEPVSALDVSIRSQILNLLLELQQRLGLSYLFISHDLSVVRHFADRVAVMYLGRIAETGTTAEVFEKPVHPYTEALLSAVPLPDPKAQRRRQRIILQGDLPSPANPPPGCRFSTRCPIAVPICRTVSPELEALQPGGHSAACHVRTPNFLEE from the coding sequence ATGACTGGGCCACTTCTTTCCGTGCGCGACCTTCGTGTGCATTTCCCGATCCGCGGCGGCTTTCTCGGTCGTCCGCTCGGCTGGCTGAAGGCGGTCGATGGCGTCGATCTCGATATCGCGCCGGGTGAAAGTCTGGCGCTGGTCGGGGAATCGGGTTGTGGCAAGTCCACTCTCGGTGCGACGATCCTCGGTATGCAGCGGGCGACATCGGGTAGGATCGTCTTCGAGGGCGAGGATGTGACGAGCGACGCCTCGGTGCGCCGCGCCGATCTCTCTCGAGACATCCAGATCGTGTTCCAGGATCCGGTGTCTGCGCTCAATCCGAAGCTGACCATCGGGGAGAGCATTGCCGAGCCGCTGATCATCCACGGTATAGGCACGCGGGAGGAACGCCGGCAACGGGTAGGGGAGTTGCTGGAACTCGTGGGACTCAATCCGGGCCATGCCGACCGCAAGCCCAATGCCTTTTCCGGCGGCCAACGCCAGCGCATCGTCATTGCCCGCGCCATTGCGCTACAGCCCAAGCTGCTTATCCTCGACGAGCCGGTCTCGGCGCTCGATGTATCGATACGCTCGCAGATCCTGAACCTGCTGCTTGAATTGCAGCAGCGCCTGGGCCTGTCCTACCTGTTCATCTCGCATGACCTTTCCGTCGTGCGTCACTTCGCCGACCGGGTTGCTGTTATGTATCTTGGCCGTATTGCCGAGACCGGAACGACGGCGGAGGTTTTTGAAAAGCCGGTTCATCCCTATACGGAAGCGCTGCTCAGCGCTGTGCCGCTACCCGATCCCAAAGCACAGCGTCGCCGGCAGCGTATCATCCTGCAGGGGGATCTGCCGAGCCCGGCCAATCCACCGCCAGGTTGCCGCTTTTCGACCCGATGTCCCATCGCCGTGCCCATCTGCCGGACTGTCTCGCCTGAGCTTGAAGCGCTTCAGCCGGGCGGCCATTCCGCAGCATGTCATGTGAGAACGCCTAATTTCCTAGAGGAGTAG
- a CDS encoding ABC transporter ATP-binding protein, whose translation MTAPVLTVEDLHISIGGKPVVDGVGFSVSSGEIVTLVGESGCGKSMTAFSVMGLLPRVAARNKGSIRLSGKELAGLDNAAMKRLRGDEMAMIFQEPVASLNPLMPIGKQIAESLIVHRGVRGREAQRQAIAMLEEVGIPEPAMRFHQFPFELSGGMCQRAMIAMALITRPRLLIADEPTTALDVTIQAQILELMKRLRAETGTAILLITHDMGVVADIADRVAVMYAGRIVEEASVDAIFEEQKHPYTRMLLSTIPRLDGKAKALLPTISGTVPDIGAWPEGCRFSTRCPLADEDCWQTPPLVAAGADRRAACWHQDLTGGLA comes from the coding sequence ATGACCGCTCCGGTTCTGACTGTCGAAGACCTGCATATCTCCATCGGCGGCAAGCCTGTCGTCGATGGTGTCGGCTTTTCGGTTTCCTCTGGCGAGATCGTTACGCTGGTCGGCGAATCCGGTTGTGGCAAGTCGATGACGGCGTTTTCGGTCATGGGCCTGTTGCCGCGTGTCGCCGCGCGAAACAAAGGGTCTATCCGGCTGAGCGGCAAGGAGCTGGCCGGCCTTGACAACGCCGCCATGAAGCGCCTGCGCGGCGACGAAATGGCGATGATCTTTCAGGAGCCGGTCGCCTCGCTCAATCCACTGATGCCGATCGGCAAGCAGATTGCCGAAAGCCTGATCGTCCATCGCGGGGTCAGGGGCAGGGAGGCACAGCGGCAGGCGATCGCCATGCTCGAGGAGGTCGGCATTCCCGAGCCGGCCATGCGCTTCCACCAGTTTCCCTTCGAACTTTCGGGCGGCATGTGCCAGAGGGCGATGATCGCCATGGCGCTGATCACCCGGCCGCGCCTGCTGATCGCCGACGAGCCGACGACGGCGCTCGACGTGACAATCCAGGCGCAGATCCTGGAGCTGATGAAGCGACTACGTGCCGAGACCGGCACGGCGATCCTGCTGATCACCCATGACATGGGCGTTGTCGCCGATATCGCCGACCGTGTGGCAGTGATGTATGCCGGCCGCATCGTCGAAGAGGCGTCCGTCGATGCGATCTTCGAGGAGCAAAAGCATCCCTATACGCGGATGCTGCTATCGACCATTCCGAGGCTGGATGGCAAGGCGAAGGCGCTCTTGCCGACCATCAGCGGCACGGTTCCGGATATCGGCGCGTGGCCGGAAGGCTGTCGGTTTTCGACGCGCTGTCCTTTGGCGGACGAGGACTGTTGGCAGACGCCGCCGCTTGTCGCCGCAGGCGCGGACCGCCGTGCCGCCTGCTGGCATCAGGATCTGACCGGAGGGCTCGCATGA
- a CDS encoding gamma-glutamyltransferase family protein, translating to MSETWQIGKHETRSKHGMVACQNWRAAEAGAAVLSAGGNAIDAAVTTALVLSVVEPWLSGIGGGGFLVRADAGGAVDVLDFNVISPAAINPADYPLVSGRDGDWFDWPSVEGDRNLIGYSSICVPGAIAGFAEALSRFGTISWADALAPAIEQAHRGLQLDWYAALALAIDGANLAQFPAASELFLHNGRAPRVPEAGRKAFLPMKAKARTLERLAAAGPRDFYEGELADQLIKGLTDGGSVLSNKDFAGYAPRWLAPLKQDFKGLVIHAVPELSGGPTLCAILSELETSLPENDPFGGTAALAFARAIRRASEYRLKHLGHASGESCTSHLSVVDADGTMVSLTNTLLSRFGSKVVVPETGFALNNGMMWFDPRPGQPNSIAPASKPLANMSPIVATRDGVPELALGAAGGRQIVPAVTQILTYVAAYGLSLEDAFLSPRIDASGTTIRVNRTAASDVAPTVASEFNVDVIEDTLYPVNFAVPSAVLHRNGINTGMVHPKNPWAAVREADPQ from the coding sequence ATGAGCGAGACCTGGCAGATCGGCAAGCATGAAACGCGCAGCAAACACGGCATGGTCGCCTGCCAGAATTGGCGAGCGGCGGAAGCCGGAGCCGCAGTGCTTTCGGCTGGTGGCAATGCCATTGATGCGGCGGTGACGACGGCACTCGTCCTCAGTGTCGTCGAGCCTTGGCTGTCGGGCATCGGCGGCGGCGGCTTCCTGGTTCGTGCCGATGCTGGTGGCGCGGTCGATGTCCTAGATTTCAACGTGATCTCTCCCGCCGCGATCAATCCTGCCGACTATCCGCTGGTTTCCGGCCGCGATGGCGACTGGTTTGACTGGCCATCGGTCGAAGGCGACCGCAATCTGATCGGTTACAGCTCGATCTGCGTGCCGGGCGCCATTGCCGGTTTTGCCGAGGCGCTTTCCCGCTTCGGCACCATTTCCTGGGCTGATGCCCTTGCGCCGGCCATAGAACAGGCGCATCGCGGCCTGCAGCTCGATTGGTATGCGGCGCTGGCTCTGGCGATCGACGGGGCCAACCTGGCGCAATTTCCGGCAGCCTCGGAATTGTTCCTGCACAATGGCCGTGCGCCACGCGTGCCGGAGGCTGGACGCAAAGCCTTCCTGCCGATGAAGGCGAAGGCAAGGACGCTGGAAAGGCTGGCTGCTGCCGGCCCGCGCGATTTCTATGAAGGTGAACTTGCCGATCAGCTGATCAAGGGGCTTACAGACGGCGGTTCGGTGCTTTCGAATAAGGATTTCGCCGGCTACGCGCCGCGTTGGCTGGCGCCATTGAAGCAGGACTTCAAGGGCCTTGTCATCCATGCCGTGCCGGAGCTTTCTGGCGGTCCGACACTTTGCGCGATATTGTCCGAACTGGAAACCAGCCTGCCGGAGAATGATCCTTTCGGTGGGACCGCGGCTCTGGCCTTTGCTCGCGCAATCAGACGCGCCAGCGAATATCGGCTCAAGCATCTCGGTCATGCCTCTGGCGAAAGTTGCACCAGCCATCTCAGTGTTGTCGACGCCGATGGCACCATGGTTTCGCTCACGAACACGTTGCTGTCGCGTTTCGGTTCAAAAGTCGTGGTGCCGGAGACAGGCTTCGCGCTCAACAACGGCATGATGTGGTTCGATCCGCGCCCGGGCCAGCCCAACTCCATCGCGCCGGCCAGCAAGCCGCTTGCCAATATGTCTCCGATCGTTGCGACGCGTGACGGAGTGCCAGAGCTGGCGCTGGGTGCGGCCGGCGGCCGGCAGATCGTTCCGGCAGTGACGCAGATCCTCACCTATGTCGCAGCCTACGGCCTGTCGCTGGAGGATGCCTTCCTCAGCCCGCGCATCGACGCCAGCGGCACGACCATCCGCGTCAATCGGACAGCCGCATCCGATGTGGCGCCGACCGTCGCATCCGAATTCAATGTCGACGTCATCGAGGACACGCTCTACCCCGTCAATTTCGCTGTTCCCTCGGCGGTTCTCCATCGCAACGGCATCAATACCGGCATGGTTCACCCAAAGAACCCATGGGCTGCCGTTCGTGAGGCTGATCCCCAATGA
- a CDS encoding polysaccharide deacetylase family protein, protein MGQDTVARPHSFSPFPAYEWPAGKKSAVLLSVDVDATSPFLWEQREGLSNRLSRLEVRRFGLRTGMTRILDLFARYDVKASFYVPAVVAQSNPGLLPALVDAGHEIGLHGYFHELVGDIGDEEFSAALDASLALFVSQTGQKPIGFRSPAWEMTPHMLAEIRRNGLAYDSSLMGFDHPYEIDGVVEIPVQWALDDAIFFKFENSGNERWAPSSGAQVLDDWLTEWRAQHRFGGLFTLTIHDWISGRAQRIAMLEKLLDAITAEPASWVATAADIARHHASSNNRGRFAVEADIPIAIGPSRFGPSQSGMRP, encoded by the coding sequence ATGGGTCAGGATACGGTCGCACGCCCGCACAGCTTTTCGCCCTTTCCCGCCTATGAATGGCCGGCAGGCAAGAAGAGCGCGGTTCTTCTGAGCGTCGATGTCGATGCGACCTCGCCCTTTCTCTGGGAGCAGCGGGAGGGGCTGTCCAATCGTCTCTCGCGATTGGAAGTCCGCCGCTTCGGGCTGCGCACGGGCATGACCCGTATCCTCGATCTCTTTGCACGCTATGACGTTAAAGCAAGCTTCTATGTGCCTGCCGTCGTTGCGCAATCCAATCCTGGGCTTCTGCCGGCACTGGTTGACGCGGGGCACGAAATTGGACTGCACGGATATTTTCACGAGCTCGTCGGCGATATCGGTGACGAGGAATTCAGCGCCGCGCTCGATGCCAGTCTGGCGCTCTTCGTTTCCCAGACAGGACAGAAGCCGATCGGTTTCCGCTCGCCGGCCTGGGAAATGACGCCGCATATGCTGGCCGAGATCCGCCGCAACGGCCTTGCCTACGACTCCTCACTCATGGGCTTCGATCATCCCTATGAGATCGACGGCGTGGTCGAGATTCCCGTGCAATGGGCGCTGGACGACGCAATCTTCTTCAAGTTCGAGAATAGCGGTAACGAACGTTGGGCACCGTCTTCCGGCGCCCAGGTGTTGGACGACTGGCTGACGGAATGGCGCGCGCAACATCGCTTCGGTGGACTATTCACGCTGACCATCCATGACTGGATCTCCGGACGGGCGCAGCGCATCGCGATGCTGGAAAAACTGCTCGACGCGATCACTGCGGAGCCTGCGAGCTGGGTCGCCACCGCTGCTGACATCGCCCGTCATCATGCGTCCTCGAATAACCGGGGCCGTTTTGCGGTCGAGGCTGATATTCCCATCGCGATCGGCCCGTCTCGCTTCGGCCCCTCGCAGTCTGGAATGCGCCCATGA
- a CDS encoding SDR family NAD(P)-dependent oxidoreductase, whose product MVDFSEDFKGKRVVVTGAAGIFGGWIAQAFANAGAHVLLTDKDPARLSAATESLAGDRHLQFAADLTSDTDIKALLAYIAENWSAADVLVNNAGIYPSGFLLDINADDWDKIFGINLRAPFLVSQGVARQMIDQGVKGSIINISSGAARKMRLSVVPYCVSKTALDRLNKGLAIELAEFGIRVNIVEPGFAPGSEVSHLTQEHIDSVLGNIPLGRPSQPSDAANAVLFLASDAAAYITGSTLAADGGNSIGSLAVYQAKKKPL is encoded by the coding sequence ATGGTTGATTTTTCAGAAGACTTTAAAGGGAAACGCGTTGTCGTCACCGGCGCTGCGGGAATCTTCGGCGGCTGGATCGCGCAGGCTTTTGCAAATGCTGGTGCACACGTCCTTCTGACGGACAAAGATCCGGCACGCCTCAGCGCCGCTACCGAAAGTCTCGCAGGCGACCGGCATCTTCAATTTGCGGCCGACCTGACATCGGATACGGATATCAAGGCATTGCTAGCCTACATCGCTGAAAATTGGAGCGCCGCCGACGTGCTGGTCAACAATGCCGGCATTTATCCATCCGGCTTCCTTCTCGATATCAACGCTGACGATTGGGACAAGATTTTCGGCATCAATCTGCGCGCGCCGTTCCTGGTGTCGCAGGGCGTTGCGCGCCAGATGATCGATCAGGGCGTCAAAGGCTCTATCATCAACATCTCCTCCGGCGCGGCCCGCAAGATGCGGCTCAGTGTCGTGCCCTATTGCGTTTCGAAGACGGCGCTGGACCGGTTGAACAAGGGGCTTGCCATCGAGCTTGCCGAGTTCGGCATACGGGTCAACATCGTCGAGCCTGGTTTTGCGCCCGGCAGTGAAGTCAGCCATCTGACGCAGGAGCATATCGACAGTGTGCTCGGCAACATCCCGCTCGGTCGCCCCTCGCAGCCATCGGATGCGGCCAATGCCGTGCTCTTTCTTGCCTCGGATGCCGCTGCCTATATCACCGGCTCGACGTTGGCGGCCGATGGCGGCAACTCCATCGGATCGCTTGCCGTCTATCAGGCGAAGAAGAAGCCGTTGTAA
- a CDS encoding ABC transporter permease translates to MSVSAAGSVRLIRRTPTGVVISVVVLVLIVLMAIFAPLIAPHDPNSQNLLGRLKPPGTVARNALYLIGSDELGRDTLSRLIYGARVSLFVAVASVLLSGIFGSVIGMLAAFYRGWTETLIMRLVDIVLSVPAILLAIITVAVLGPGLLNVVLILALTRWPRYARVAYGQTLTVANMPYLRLSRFMGAGWFRVLWRHVLPNIAGGLIVVATLEFGLMVLFEAGLSFLGLGVQPPTASWGAMLSTGRNYVATAWWLSVMPGAALFLLVLSVNFIGDHLRDRLDPRSN, encoded by the coding sequence ATGAGTGTTTCGGCCGCCGGATCGGTAAGACTTATTCGCCGCACACCCACAGGCGTTGTGATCTCGGTCGTCGTCCTGGTCCTGATCGTGCTGATGGCAATCTTCGCTCCGTTGATCGCACCGCACGATCCGAACAGCCAAAATCTCCTCGGCCGGTTGAAGCCGCCGGGCACGGTGGCGCGCAACGCGCTCTATCTGATCGGCTCCGATGAACTCGGGCGCGATACGCTCAGCCGCTTGATTTATGGCGCGCGGGTCTCGTTGTTCGTTGCGGTGGCCTCCGTGTTGCTGTCGGGAATTTTCGGCTCCGTCATCGGCATGCTCGCCGCTTTCTACCGCGGCTGGACCGAGACGCTCATCATGCGTCTGGTCGATATCGTTCTCTCCGTGCCCGCCATTCTTCTGGCGATCATCACGGTCGCCGTGCTCGGCCCCGGTCTTCTGAATGTCGTGCTGATCCTGGCGTTGACGCGCTGGCCGCGCTATGCGCGCGTTGCCTACGGCCAGACGCTGACGGTTGCCAATATGCCCTATCTGCGCCTGTCGCGGTTCATGGGGGCGGGCTGGTTTCGCGTGCTGTGGCGGCATGTCCTGCCGAATATTGCCGGCGGGCTGATCGTCGTCGCAACGCTCGAATTCGGACTGATGGTGTTGTTCGAGGCTGGTCTCTCATTCCTTGGCCTCGGTGTGCAGCCGCCGACGGCTAGCTGGGGCGCGATGCTCTCGACCGGGCGTAATTACGTCGCGACGGCCTGGTGGCTTTCGGTCATGCCCGGTGCCGCGCTCTTTCTTCTCGTTCTTTCCGTCAATTTTATCGGCGATCATCTGCGTGATCGCCTCGACCCACGGAGCAATTGA
- a CDS encoding ABC transporter permease: protein MPAFIAKRLLQALVALFGVVTLVFFLQRLTGDPVLLLVPPDASRADIDIMRAALGFDQPLYLQYLRFLAGLLRFDLGQSYVQHMPVLDIIGSRLPYTLSLASGALVVALGLGVPIGVLIAVRRHSWESRWLMSFVLIGQSMPTFWTSILLIMLFGVVLRWLPTSGASGMISLLMPAFALGFLSMATFARVARTAVLDELEKDYVRTGHAKGLSMARIVIRHLLRNAAVPLVTISALEIANLLTGAIIIETVFAWPGLGQLTIQAISARDFPIVQGVVLIGAAAAILLNLLADVLYSVIDPRIRLSGRQV from the coding sequence GTGCCTGCATTCATCGCCAAGCGTCTGTTGCAGGCCCTCGTCGCGTTGTTCGGCGTGGTGACGCTCGTCTTCTTTCTGCAACGCCTGACCGGTGATCCTGTGCTGTTGCTCGTGCCGCCGGATGCGAGCAGGGCCGATATCGACATCATGAGGGCGGCCCTCGGGTTCGATCAACCGCTTTATCTCCAATATCTCCGCTTCCTGGCCGGCTTGTTGCGCTTCGATCTCGGACAGTCCTATGTCCAGCATATGCCGGTGCTGGATATTATCGGCAGCCGCCTTCCCTACACATTGTCGCTGGCATCGGGCGCCTTGGTTGTGGCACTCGGGCTCGGCGTGCCGATTGGCGTTCTCATCGCCGTGCGCCGTCATTCCTGGGAATCGCGCTGGCTGATGAGCTTCGTGCTGATCGGCCAGTCGATGCCGACTTTCTGGACATCCATTCTTCTGATCATGCTGTTCGGCGTGGTGCTACGGTGGCTCCCGACGTCGGGTGCAAGCGGTATGATAAGCCTGCTGATGCCCGCTTTCGCCTTGGGCTTTCTGTCTATGGCGACCTTCGCCCGTGTCGCCCGCACCGCCGTTCTGGATGAGCTGGAAAAGGACTATGTCCGCACCGGCCACGCCAAGGGCCTATCGATGGCGCGGATCGTCATACGTCATTTGCTACGCAACGCAGCCGTGCCACTGGTGACGATATCGGCGCTCGAAATCGCCAACCTGCTGACCGGCGCGATCATCATCGAGACCGTATTTGCCTGGCCGGGCCTTGGCCAGTTGACGATACAGGCAATCAGCGCGCGGGATTTCCCGATCGTGCAGGGCGTCGTGCTGATTGGCGCTGCCGCCGCCATTCTGCTCAATCTTCTCGCCGATGTTCTATACAGCGTCATCGATCCGCGCATTCGTCTCTCCGGGAGACAGGTATGA
- a CDS encoding GntR family transcriptional regulator: MFDTRSPFLPTGMPDAVSIAEDRLRHSIMSGALAPGERLSEVGICKDYGVGRGIVRAALARLAHSGFVSSQPRSGWKVTPITAIGLREVILGRRQLEPLLADVELPAEEFRRLETLCDMHAAFAAARTAGLDEQIVPARRYERQVKHLLVTHLRAPLIAGWLENLWDKSERYIGFLEASGGQKLPLADWSAFVDAKRSGRAQAARECLAEICETFARFAQARFLEADVVVVQTTSKKVRTPAADLPATALSKSEVNPKRMS; this comes from the coding sequence ATGTTTGATACTCGAAGCCCTTTCCTGCCGACCGGCATGCCGGATGCTGTCTCGATTGCCGAGGATAGACTGAGGCATTCCATCATGTCCGGCGCGCTTGCTCCCGGCGAGCGGCTGTCCGAGGTCGGGATTTGCAAGGACTATGGTGTGGGGCGCGGCATCGTGCGTGCAGCTCTTGCCCGGCTGGCGCATTCCGGTTTCGTCTCGTCCCAGCCACGCAGCGGCTGGAAGGTTACGCCGATTACCGCCATTGGCCTGCGGGAGGTGATCCTCGGCCGTCGCCAACTGGAGCCACTGCTGGCGGATGTCGAGCTTCCGGCTGAGGAATTCAGACGTCTGGAGACGCTGTGTGACATGCATGCGGCTTTTGCTGCCGCGCGCACAGCCGGCCTGGACGAGCAGATCGTTCCGGCGCGGCGTTACGAGCGTCAAGTGAAGCATTTGCTTGTGACGCATCTGAGGGCGCCGTTGATCGCCGGCTGGCTCGAAAATCTCTGGGATAAATCAGAGCGTTATATCGGTTTCCTCGAGGCGAGTGGTGGTCAAAAGCTGCCGCTGGCCGATTGGAGCGCCTTTGTTGATGCCAAACGCTCGGGTCGAGCGCAGGCGGCGCGCGAATGCCTGGCGGAAATCTGCGAGACCTTCGCGCGGTTCGCGCAGGCGCGGTTTCTGGAAGCCGACGTTGTCGTTGTCCAGACGACTTCAAAGAAGGTGAGGACGCCGGCGGCGGATTTACCCGCAACCGCCTTATCCAAGAGCGAAGTCAACCCGAAGCGGATGAGCTAA